A genomic region of Gemmata massiliana contains the following coding sequences:
- a CDS encoding PfkB family carbohydrate kinase, whose amino-acid sequence MLSERIPSGERPPAPRRKVIDLQELTALLPPLRAGGRKVVLCHGAFDPLHAGHIRHFQQARELGHILIVTVTPDRFVSAGPPAFPEDVRAESIAALECVDFVAINKWPMAVECIQALRPDVFVKGPDLVPECAAPEEQAIAAVGGTVASTASALGTADPAAPQFPVLSRAVNEYLAGFAGRYGPETVLRYLDGIRPLKVLIVGETIIDEYHYCEAIGKASKEPTLAVKSLSVEQFAGGVLATANHLANFCGDVSLVSMLGEQNSHERFVGDALNPEIKTRFVRRPGAPTIVKRRFVEQYFFTKLFEVYEINDSHLSEADSAAVCRELRQRVGEFDAVLVFDFGHEMLGPEAVRVLCDEARFLAVNTQSNAGNFGYHTASKYPRADYVCITEGELRLDSRDRRGDLRHMVDALVRRTGCGAVSVTRGARGCLCYSPTDGFTEVPAFAGKIVDRVGAGDAFLTLAAPCVVQGAPIEVAGFLGNVAGAQAVATVCNRSPIERDPLVRYVRHLLK is encoded by the coding sequence ATGCTGAGCGAACGGATTCCCAGCGGCGAGCGCCCACCAGCGCCCCGCCGTAAGGTGATCGACCTGCAGGAGCTGACCGCGCTCCTGCCGCCGCTCAGGGCCGGGGGGCGCAAGGTGGTGCTGTGCCACGGGGCGTTCGACCCGCTCCACGCCGGCCACATCCGCCACTTTCAACAGGCCCGTGAACTGGGCCACATTCTGATCGTCACCGTTACCCCGGACCGGTTCGTGAGTGCCGGTCCGCCGGCCTTCCCCGAGGACGTGCGGGCCGAATCCATCGCGGCCCTGGAGTGCGTCGATTTCGTGGCCATTAACAAATGGCCGATGGCGGTCGAGTGCATTCAGGCGCTGCGCCCGGACGTGTTCGTCAAGGGGCCGGACCTGGTGCCCGAGTGCGCGGCTCCCGAAGAACAGGCGATCGCGGCCGTCGGGGGCACGGTCGCGTCTACGGCCTCCGCTCTCGGGACCGCGGACCCAGCGGCGCCCCAGTTCCCGGTCCTCTCGCGAGCCGTAAACGAGTACCTCGCCGGGTTCGCCGGCCGGTACGGTCCCGAAACGGTGCTGCGGTACCTGGACGGAATCCGGCCGCTGAAAGTGCTGATCGTCGGTGAAACGATCATCGACGAGTACCACTACTGCGAGGCCATCGGGAAGGCGTCCAAGGAACCGACTCTGGCGGTCAAATCGCTCTCGGTCGAGCAGTTCGCCGGAGGGGTGCTGGCGACCGCGAACCACCTGGCGAACTTCTGCGGCGACGTGTCGCTGGTGAGCATGTTGGGTGAGCAGAACTCGCACGAGCGGTTCGTCGGGGACGCCCTCAACCCGGAGATCAAGACCCGGTTCGTGCGCCGGCCCGGCGCCCCCACCATCGTCAAGCGCCGGTTCGTCGAACAGTATTTCTTCACCAAGCTGTTCGAGGTGTACGAGATCAACGACAGTCACCTGAGCGAAGCCGATAGCGCCGCCGTGTGCCGCGAACTGCGTCAGCGGGTGGGCGAGTTCGACGCGGTCCTGGTGTTCGACTTCGGGCACGAGATGCTCGGGCCGGAGGCCGTACGGGTGCTGTGCGACGAGGCCCGGTTCCTGGCCGTGAACACGCAATCCAACGCGGGCAATTTCGGGTACCACACGGCGTCCAAGTACCCGCGGGCCGATTACGTGTGCATCACCGAGGGCGAGTTGCGCCTCGACTCCCGGGACCGCCGGGGCGACCTGCGGCACATGGTCGACGCGCTGGTGCGCCGGACCGGGTGCGGGGCCGTGTCGGTTACACGCGGCGCGCGCGGGTGCCTGTGCTACAGCCCGACCGACGGGTTCACCGAGGTGCCGGCGTTCGCGGGCAAGATCGTGGACCGGGTCGGGGCCGGGGACGCTTTTCTTACGCTAGCCGCTCCGTGCGTGGTCCAAGGGGCGCCGATCGAAGTGGCCGGCTTCCTCGGGAACGTGGCCGGTGCCCAGGCCGTGGCCACGGTGTGCAACCGGAGCCCGATCGAGCGCGACCCGCTCGTCCGGTACGTCCGCCACCTGTTGAAATAG
- a CDS encoding thiamine pyrophosphate-dependent dehydrogenase E1 component subunit alpha yields the protein MQNDTARLYREMLRIRLIEEGIADLYPEQQMRCPVHLCIGQEAVCAGVCDALDRDDLVMSTHRAHGHYLAKGGSLRAMMAEMYGKATGCCGGMGGSMHLIDLSAGFLGATPIVASTIPIAVGAAFGAVNSGCPRVVVTFFGEGATEEGVFHEALNFAALKKLPVLFVCENNLYSVYSPLSVRQPEGREVAALARGHGVPSVKGDGNDVLAVRRMTAEALEHVRSTGPAFLEFKTYRWREHCGPNFDNDIGYRTPAEYERWRKLCPLDRLRETGLAAGAFTGSDIEAWTAEIKDEFADAARFAKDSPFPGPDALMRNVYAGAAPATPLARAA from the coding sequence GTGCAAAACGACACGGCCCGGCTCTACCGCGAGATGCTCCGCATCCGGCTCATTGAGGAGGGGATCGCCGACCTGTACCCCGAACAGCAGATGCGGTGCCCGGTTCACCTGTGTATCGGCCAGGAGGCCGTGTGCGCCGGTGTGTGTGACGCGCTCGACCGGGACGATCTGGTGATGAGCACCCACCGCGCGCACGGGCACTACCTCGCCAAGGGCGGGAGCCTGCGGGCGATGATGGCCGAAATGTACGGCAAGGCCACCGGGTGCTGCGGGGGCATGGGCGGGTCCATGCACCTGATCGATCTGTCGGCCGGGTTCCTCGGGGCCACTCCGATCGTGGCCAGCACGATCCCGATCGCGGTCGGGGCCGCGTTCGGAGCGGTGAACAGCGGGTGCCCCCGCGTTGTGGTCACCTTCTTTGGTGAAGGCGCGACCGAGGAGGGCGTGTTTCACGAGGCTCTGAACTTCGCCGCACTGAAGAAGTTGCCGGTGCTGTTCGTGTGTGAGAACAACCTGTACTCCGTGTACTCGCCGCTGTCGGTACGGCAGCCCGAGGGCCGCGAGGTGGCGGCGCTGGCGCGCGGGCACGGCGTGCCCAGTGTGAAGGGTGACGGGAACGATGTTCTTGCGGTGCGCCGGATGACGGCCGAAGCGCTCGAACACGTTCGTTCGACCGGCCCGGCGTTCCTGGAGTTCAAGACGTACCGCTGGCGCGAGCACTGTGGCCCGAACTTCGACAACGACATCGGGTACCGTACCCCGGCCGAGTACGAGCGCTGGCGCAAACTGTGCCCGCTCGATCGGCTCCGCGAAACCGGGCTTGCTGCGGGCGCGTTTACCGGTTCCGATATTGAAGCCTGGACCGCCGAAATCAAGGACGAGTTCGCGGACGCGGCCCGGTTCGCGAAGGACAGCCCGTTCCCCGGGCCGGACGCCCTGATGCGGAACGTCTACGCGGGCGCCGCTCCCGCAACCCCGCTCGCTCGTGCGGCCTGA
- a CDS encoding alpha-ketoacid dehydrogenase subunit beta, producing MARELKYFQAVHEATDLCMAKDPAVYVIGLGATDPKGIFGTTAGLEQKYGSARVMDMPCAENGMTGVAIGSALTGMRPILLHQRIDFAVLTMEQIVNQAAKWHYMFGGQKSVPLVVRLLVGRGWGQGPQHSQSLQSWFAHIPGLKVVMPSTPQDAKGLLISAVEDDNPVVFIEHRWLHNITGPVPDGPYRVPFGKARVLRPGRDVTIVALSHMALEAHRAAETLAREGIDAEVIDPRSLRPFDAETVIESVQKTGRLIVADTSWTHAGFSAEVVARVAEEVDSLKCRPRRIGLPDCPTPTTPALAGAFYPGAFDIVAAACEMVQGRTIPRPAADPRAHLDVPDPSFTGPF from the coding sequence ATGGCCCGCGAACTGAAATACTTCCAGGCCGTTCACGAGGCCACGGACCTGTGCATGGCCAAAGACCCGGCCGTTTACGTGATCGGGCTGGGGGCGACCGACCCCAAGGGCATCTTCGGCACCACCGCGGGGCTGGAGCAGAAGTACGGCAGCGCCCGCGTCATGGACATGCCGTGCGCCGAGAACGGGATGACCGGTGTGGCCATCGGTTCAGCCCTCACCGGGATGCGCCCGATCCTCCTGCACCAGCGCATCGATTTCGCCGTTCTGACGATGGAGCAGATCGTCAACCAGGCGGCCAAGTGGCACTACATGTTCGGCGGGCAGAAGAGCGTGCCGCTCGTCGTCCGGCTGCTGGTCGGGCGCGGGTGGGGGCAGGGGCCGCAGCACTCGCAGAGCCTCCAATCGTGGTTCGCACACATCCCGGGCCTGAAAGTGGTGATGCCCAGCACACCGCAGGACGCGAAGGGGCTGTTGATCTCGGCCGTCGAGGACGACAACCCGGTCGTGTTCATCGAACACCGGTGGCTGCACAACATCACGGGACCGGTACCCGATGGGCCGTACCGGGTGCCGTTCGGTAAGGCCCGCGTGCTGCGCCCCGGGCGCGACGTGACCATCGTGGCCCTGTCGCACATGGCCCTGGAAGCGCACCGGGCGGCCGAGACGTTGGCACGCGAGGGGATCGACGCCGAGGTGATCGACCCGCGGAGCCTGCGCCCGTTCGACGCCGAAACGGTCATTGAATCGGTCCAAAAAACTGGGCGCCTGATCGTGGCGGACACGAGTTGGACGCACGCCGGGTTCTCCGCCGAAGTGGTCGCGCGGGTCGCAGAAGAAGTCGACTCACTCAAGTGCCGGCCGCGGCGCATCGGGCTCCCGGACTGCCCGACCCCGACCACTCCGGCGCTGGCCGGAGCGTTTTACCCGGGAGCGTTCGACATCGTCGCGGCGGCGTGCGAAATGGTCCAGGGGCGCACGATCCCGCGCCCGGCCGCCGACCCGCGGGCGCACCTGGACGTTCCCGACCCGAGCTTCACCGGACCGTTCTGA